Part of the Pelodiscus sinensis isolate JC-2024 chromosome 15, ASM4963464v1, whole genome shotgun sequence genome is shown below.
tacattggcatccctttccggaaaagggatgctaatgagacacatcacaattgcaaatccgcgggggacttaaatatcccccgcggcctttgcatttacatggctgccgcttttttccggcttggggataagccggagaaaagcgccagtctagacgggatcttgcggaaaataagccctttttccgaaggatctcttattcctactttcaagtaggaataagagatcctccagaaaagggcttattttccggagaatcacgtctagactggtgcttttctccagcttatccccaagctggaaaaaagcggcagccatgtaaatgcaaaggccgcgggggatatttaaatggcCTTTGGGGTGTTTTTGCCCTTTACTGTATGGGATTTCACAGGGGAAGACCAGCGTGTCTCAaattaggggtcctgacccaaaatggagttgcagggggtcacaaggttattgggGGGGGgttgtattgccacccttatttctggtGTTGCCTTGGGAGTTGAGCAGCCAGAATGCAGAGGGTGTTGGCTGAGTGCCCAGCTCAGAAAGCAGCGCCCTGCCAGCAGCGGTGCAGAAGCAAGCATGGCAATACCATGCCATGCCacacttacttctgtgctgctgcctgcaaagCTGAGTGGCCAAAGTGTGGTGGCTGCTGATGGAAGGCAGTACCATGGAAGGTAAGGCTGGCAGCACTATACCAAGCCATCCTTACCTCTGCGCTGTGCTAGTGGTGGCTCTGTCTTCAAAGCTAGGCTCctgtccagcagctgctgctctccagctgttcACCATTATTGTAGGATTATTGTAGGGAGGATTGCCATAGGCTGTTTCTCTTATTActtctcagctctgaaggcaatggcagctaatgttccctctaatcttttccatccaagtgcgaattttttccatccacgtgtggaataattttttatgtgcaccaaggcatgtgcaccatcagtataaacaaaacctggctgtgggcactctgttaatcaactgggcagcattgAATCTCTCACAAGATGCCGTATACATGCCCAGTTTACAGGGGATATGGACCAAAATCCTTCCTTCAATAACGTGCAACCTCCCTTACAACTCCTGTTTGggcaggacccctacaattacagccCTGTGACATTTCAGTCACATCGGTGAAATAATGAAAAGTATGATTTTAAAAATCGTGTGACTGTGAAATTCaccaaaatggaccatggatTTAATATAGCCCTTGGCACAAGCGAAGGGGGCACATGCCACACAGCGGCCTTCTCTGCTCAGCCATTGCTGTGAAACCCTGCAGAGCCGTAGGCGCTAATGTAGTAAGTGCCAATCACCTAAGTTGAACCAGGGGCAATTAAATGCAATGGCATTGCTTTGTCATCTAAAGATCGGCTAGCAGAAGGTGCTTGTAATGCACTCGCTGGTCCTGAGATGCTTGGGAGTAGTCAGCATACAGAGCATCAGCCAGGAACATGGCCCATGACTTGATCTGTCGCGTTCCCCAAGCCAGCAGTGTAGTAAACAGAGGAACCCGGGAGCAGAGTGCTCCTTACAGTCCAAAGGCCGTTCAGCAGCTGCTGAGCTCTGTATGACACCATCCAGCCCCTTCTTCGTGCCTCGTGTTACATCCTGGTCACGTGCGTGGTGAAGCAATTGTGGAAATTGCTGGGCGAaggcccccccacctcccactccagtgggacacagacacagcagcagcctgcctgactCAGGGAAGGATGAGCTGCACGCGGGGTGTTTCCTCGACCCCCGCCTGCAAAGAAAGTGATCCTGCCTATCTGACATGCAGCCAGGTTTGCTTCACGGCACGGTAACGGCCCTAGCTGCGGCTTTCACTCATGCGAGTGTCAGGGAGGAGTAACTCCACTGCCATCAATGACGTGACACGGGGGCAAAGCTGGTACAGGCAAGGTCAGAACCAGCCAGCGTGTGTTTCAATGTGATTCTGTGTTTAGTATGTGAAGAACGTCAGGGGTCGCACAGGGGTGGGGTAGAATAGTGATGGGTCTCTTCCAGGCTCCGGCCACCCATGACATCAGGGGGAGTTCACCATAACTGGTGGAGATCGTTGGAACGTAACTCTCCCGCTGCTTTCTTCCATGACTTAATCCACAGTGAAATCATCACCATTCTTCACATTTCAATGGACACCCTGATGCACCAGAGTTGAAAAAGTCTCGCAAGGGAGCAGGACAGGGTGTACCTCTCTCAAACCTTTTATCTGAGTCAGGCTTCTCCCCAGTATTGCCAGATACCATTGCATTGGTTCGTAGCCAAGTCACACTTTGGAGGTTTCTCTGTGCCACTGTGTGCGTTAGAGGGTTGTGCTTGTTTTTACACAGAAAGCTTAGATTTTCTAAGAGATCTGCTCCAGGAATTATAGTAGACAGGTTCTGTGGCCCGTGTTCAGACTGGAAGGTAACCATGGTCCCGTCTGGCCTTAGAAGCTATGAATCTCAAACCACTCCACCCACAAGATGACAGGGGTTGTATTCGCTCTTCACCTTGTGTTTTACCCTGCCGTTCCCCAACTGTTCCCTGCAATATTTTGCAGAGCTGGCTGTGTGAAACTCACACTGCACCAGCCCCGGAAACCGCAGGGCCAAATGTGAACATCTTCCCTGCGATGTATGTTGCCTTCCCTTCGGGCAGGAAAATGGGGCACCCCAGCCAGTCGAGACAAAAAAGCAGGCCAGGCATGCTGGCATCAGAGCAAACTTGGGGAGGCAGCCAGTCTTGGTGGAAAGAGCGCGACCAGAGGCAGACTTCTTTCGCCCGTATGCattccccctgcctcctcccagcttTTCTCCTGGATAACAAAAAGCCTCTGCACACTGCTCAGCACGCCAGCTTCCTGCAAACTGGTGCTTAACTAATGCAGGAAGCTTCACTGCTGTAGATGAAAGAATCCGTCCACAAGAAATTTTCCGTGTCTGGCCCAAATGCCGTGCCTGCCAGGTCCTAGGGGCCCCGCCCACTTTCCCTCCGCCTTTCCACAATTTGGGGCCAAGAGGAGAGCTCGCCCCTTTTCCATCAGCACAGATTTTCACTGGCCCCTGCTCAGCTCCCCTCGTGCTCGTCGGCTGTGCTGCTGGGCATGCACCATGTACTGCCGTGGTGGCTCTGCTGTGCTGTCACAGTGTGAGGATTTACAGAGCAGCTCTTTCCCGCAGCCGTGAGGGACACCTGGATTTTCTCAGGCAGCACTAGCTCCCCAGCTCAGAAGGGCTTGTTCCTTTGGCCCAGACTTTGCCTGTTTGAGAGCTGTGTGCCCTCCTTTTTCCCCTTTGGCCCTCCCTGGCGTTTCTCTGCAAGCGCCAGCTGGCTCTGCCACCGActctctgtgtgaccttggtcaattCACTTCCCCTTCATTGTCTGAGTCTCCCTGCCTCACAAGGAGGCTGCGTGGATCTGTGGGTGCATAAGAGCTCCGAAGATACAGTCCAATAATTGATTCCCATTTCTGATTAATGGATAGCTTGCCCAGAACTGGGGCGTGGGGGCTCACCCCAGTTGCGAATACACTGGAGCAGGCTGCAACCTGAGCAGTGGCCAGTGGTCATGATGCAGACCCCAGCGTGACCTGCCTGACCTGTGTTGGGGACACCAGCGTTTCTGCTAAGAGGGCCTGCATAGGATTTACCATTTCATGTGGCTCCCTCACTGACGCAAAGGCTGCCATGCTAAGTGACATGGGCCAGACCCATCCCCTCTGCCGTCTGAAGCCAAGACTAACCGCTCATGCTGCCTCCCAATCCACACGCGGCTTGGACTTCGTGATCCCTGTGTCCTGCTGCGTCCTGGcgcagctcctgccagctgggACTTCAGCTGCCAGAGGCACCCGCCACACAGCCGTGTCTGTCTCCCCGGCTAATTGCTAGCCTGCTCCCTCTTTGCATTGTGTGTTTTGGTCCCCTGCATCCACAGCGTAAACATGTCACAATATTTCCCGGCGCTGCTGTCTCCTGTCAACACTCAACCCGCCCCGAATGAGAGGAGACGCTGCCACCAGCTAATTAGCAGAAAATCCGTGTTCTGGCAGCTCCTCTCTGCACGGAGCCAAGCCATTGGAACAATCCCTTGTATCCCTGGCATGGCACAGGGCCCTTTTCAATCGCCTCGTTAGCATAACCCACCTCGCTGGGTCCCAGGGGCTGCCCTATGAGCTGGCTTGAGTGTTTCTTCCGCGGTTTGGCACTGGGTTCCCCAGCTCACTGTCGGAGCACGAGAATAGGCAGCAGCCCAAATGGATTCCAACACACAATTACTTTCCAGCTGCTTCACCTGGCCCTGTGCAAGACCCTGCAACCTTGGGCACAGGCAGCATGTGTGGAGCACAAAGGGGGGTTTCTGccgttctctctccctccctcctccccatcattGCTTTTAGTGGGTAATGGCCCAGCCCTGAATTTTTTCCCTCTTGGCCCTGCCTGGCTTCTCTCTGCTGTCGCCCTGAGAGAGGCCTGATCTGTGAGCCAGGAACATGCCCCCTCCTGGCTTTTGGGttccaaaaaagagctggatagattcatggaggtcaggtccatcaatggctattagccaggatgggtaggaatggtgtccccagcctctgtttctctggaggtaggtgacaagagagggatcacgtgaggattccctcttgtgttcccttcctctggggcatctggcaaaGCCCCAGTGTGGAGCATTATACACTGCCCACCTGAACCCCCCACTGCTAGTTCAATGACAGCTGCATTTCTGCAATGGAGCAACAGCAGTTTGTGCTGGTTCTTCATGGCCTTGCAACTCTATCGATCCTGTCCCAACGTGGGAGCTAAGCAAGCAGGGAGTGTGATTTGATAGGTTTGATGCCCCTTTGCATGGGTGCAAATAACCCCACACAGCACGGTGAGGACAGGGGGTGGGATGGGTGGAATGCGAGCGTGTGGGGTGTGAGATGTGTATGGAGGCACACAACTGCTTGCATACGTACCCTCTGCAAACCTACCGCGCAGCCCATGGAGTCTGTAACAATGGCCGTAGAAGGAAGGCTCTCAGGCCAAGTGGCGCCACAGGAACATAAGTCGCTAATTATGGTTATTACTGACTGAGTTAGCGCAGCAATTTCCCATTCCAGATTACAGCTTTCCACACTAGGGCCTCCGTACCGAGGGAGGGACTCTCAGGGACACGCACAGACATTGGAAACTAGCCCAGACACGAAGTGTCGAGTAGGGACAAATTCTGCACGTGCAGAGGGACAGATGGGGCCTTTTCCAGCTCATAGTCCTGCGACTCATCAGAGAGCATCCCAGAGTCCACCGTGCCCTGCAGGCGTGACGTACATAAATATGCTTTCACGGCTACACCTGCTCAGGAGCAATTGCTGCAGAGTGAAGCTGGTGGGATAACACTGTTGTCTCAGGCTTGGTAGAGGGCGGTAGCCCTTTGGCTGTCGCACTCGCCAAGAACACTGACTGTCCTGCCTGCTGAGGATTGCATTTCCTTGCAGCCTCTGAAAATGGCTTTGCAATGAAGTGTGATCACATCCTAGCCACCTCCTTGAGAACAGAGAGTGGGGGTGAGAAATGGTTTAGTTTATTCTTAGGCACCTTGCAGAGCTGGGGCCTATGAAGCATCATGTGAATGGTCCCCATTGACTCCAGCAGGGGCACTTGCGTGCTTCAAATTAGATCTTCAGGGAGGGGAGACTGCTGCACAGAAGATGACCCCAAGAACCATCCTGAGGCTCGGGAGCTCGCTGCACTCGATTAGGGACCCGGCCAACCCATAGACACAGAGCAGCGCAGACCCGTCCGCTGGACGCGGGCTTTCACCAGGGCTATGTCCTACATGCGTTTGTAAAGCAGAAGTCAAGGTGGAAGGATTGGAAGTTAAAGTCACTTTagaccagcaatgggcaacctggGCTAGCGAGTGGGCTGCACGAGTGGCTCTCCTtcgtctcagtgggccacaagatcgTCCTAACCGAGacaggcgaggagtcctgtggcaccttatagactaactgaagtgttggagcatgagctttcgtgggcaaagacccacttcgtcagatgcatgtactctgacaaagtgggtctttgcccacgaaagctcatgctccaacacttcggttagtctataaggtgccaccggactcctcgccgcttttgcagatccagactaacctggcgacccctctgatactaaccAAGACAGGCTCCCAGGATGGGGCAGTTTGCTCACTGCAcgtgcgtacctagaatttgtggggtgtgctggcTGAACCACAGCAGCGCTGGGATGGGATGCACTGGGAGCACACGGCTCCCACAGTCAGCATTGTGTGCAAATGGCATGTGCCCGGGCTTTACTTACGTGTCACTTTTGTAGTATCAGTAGGGAAAAAAccatgcagatggaaaccagcaaaatctggcaaccctgtatcTGAccagcagtaaacaaaatgtctcatgggccacagaTAAAATCCCAAGGGGCCACATGCAGCTCGTGGGCcactggttgcccaccactacTTTAGAGCCTGATTATTGGACATCAGCCTCTGCCACAACCAAAACCCAGAGCTCTGTGCATGGGCCAGCTAGCCATTGGCTTGGGCTGGCCAAGAGAAAATAAATGGGAGCAAGACATCTCGTAAGGGAAATTCCATCCAAGGAGCTGTGATTTGCATTCCATTTCCAGATTCCTAACGagctccctcccttctccaggtgcATCTTTCTAACAAGTTCCCTCTCTTCCTTATTAGCCTGAAGACCAACCTGCAGAAAAAGCTGAGCCAAGACTCCATGGATTTATCAGGGATCCCCCTGACCATGCGGGATGTCCACCGCATGGCCTATTACCTACAGAACAACGGTGACAGCCTCACGGCCGTAGACCTGAGCTTCACCGAGCTGACCGACGACATGATGCGCCTGCTACTGCCCTTCTTCTGGGCCCTGCCCAGGCTCACTCACCTCTCCCTCAACGGCAACAGGCTGACCCGGGCCACCATGAAGGAGCTGACGGACACCATGAAGGACATGAGCAAGTTCCCCTGCTTGGCCTGGATAGACCTGGGCAACAACGTGGACGTCTCCTCCATGCCGCAGCCCTTGCTGGTGGGCTTGCGCAAGCGCCTGAGCCAGCAGACCACCCTGCCCACCATCTACGAGTCCCTCGACTGCGACGCCGAGCTGCCCGGTGGGCAGGAAGTCAGCCGCCCGGAGGAGAGGGGCGAGGGAGGCCCGCAGCCCGTGGCGGAAGACAGGGACGCCCCCGGGGACTTCCCTCAGCAGTGCTGCGAAAGGTGACGTGGCGGCAGGCCTTGGCTGTCGGACGGAAGCCGCGGCAAGGAGCGTCCCCAGTGCAAGAAGGTCCAGCTTCACCGGCTTCTGCTGGCGCGTCTCTCGCCTTTGAgagcctgcctcccccgcccccaccgccacGGCCATCGCCCCCATTCCAGACAGGAAGCAGATACTCACAGCCAGCCCGGCCTCGGAGCAGGGGCTCGTTGGAAGATGGGAATTGAGTTGTAGGGTTCGGCGTTTCCCCCTCAGTCTATAGAGGGCAGCggcggtgggaggagagggggggaccCAAATCTCCGTCTAGGTGatttctttcctcctttttctTCCGTGTGTGGTAGTTGTTGGGGTCTGAGGCCTGCAGTTGTGGAATGGGAGCTGCCACAAGGGCAGAGATTCCGTCCGGCTTTGTTGAATGCATCAGAGACTGAGGTCAGAGCCCCGCAGAGTGTATCTTCCCCTTGAGCCTGGCTCAGTTTTTCTATTTTCCCAGTGTGTGATTTGTAGTAATGTCCAGACAAAGGGAGTTAAAACCAGGGGGCCCAACAGAGTGTGCTGGCCAGCCAGGGGGGTGAGGGCACGTGACTTGGACTTGCAGTGTCAGGATATTTAGGGCCAGGTTACGAGTGCGCATCGGTGGGAGCGTGACGGGGAcgctgctctgggggtggggagcacacgGGGAGGAAAGAACCACTCCTTGTGGATGCACACCACTGGCGTGGCACACTCTGCTTTCGTACAACACAGACAAAACCCGAAGGAAGGCGGGGAAGAAGAGCTCACTGAAAAGTCCATGGATGGTGGGGGCTAGAGGGCGAGACGCAGCAGCGCAtctgggcacagcccacactGCAGCAGAACTGTGGCTTACTCCCCGTTAGACATTCTGTGCGTCTGACCATCTGTGGCTAAGGGTTTCCTAATATTATAGATGGGGTGGGAATGGCCAAGTCGCCATTTCTGGCACTGTCCAGGGAACCAAACCAGCGACACAAGATTTCCAGTGTTTTCCACATTGCCATGCTGTATGCGATCACAATAAATGGTTCTCTTGGACACGAGCGTAAAGCACTAATGCCATGTGTGAGTGTCTGGATCGTTTGTGCCTCTAGCTTTAGCAGTGCACTGGCTGCAACATATAGTTCAGTGTCCTGGTGCAATGCCCACACAGCACAGGAGAGGCCACAGTGGGCATAGCTTAAATGAATAGCAGCAGTGCTGTTAGGAGAACTGCAATTTGGTTTTCTATGGGAGATGCCTGAGCCCTACTGTGCAAGATGCTGGACACACATGCAGGTACAAAcatggggctacgtctactctggcgCATTCTCAGGCAAAaattcttttgcggaagagttcttctgcaaaaaatcttccagaagagagcgtgtacactggcatgtgtctttgcgcaagagcatccatgccagtgtaaacgctctcttccacaagaaagctccgatggccattttaaccataaaggcttcttgcgcaagaaattcatatgcctgtctacactggcctcttctggaagagctcttgcgcaagagggcttattcctgagtgggagcatcagagttctcgcacaaaaagccctgattttatacagtagaacgtcagtgtacttgcgcaagaacatgtggccagtgtagtcaggcagtaagtttttgcacaagagcagccgcttttgtgtgagattgtgccagtgtagacacagccagggtgtccTCAGCTGTAGTCAAGAGGTGCTACCTGTCTCTGGGGCTGCCCAGTGCAGATCTGCTTAAGAAACCGCTTGCAGTTCCCTTTTTAaaagcctctctcttctctccccttccatcccccTATTTTCTGATACTGCAGCTAATGCTCTGCAATTAAAAATTATGCTTTTGCCTTCTCTAGCACCGTCTCTATGGGGATCGCAGTATGCTTCATTCATAAGGTCTGCTTGGGGCTCTGCACAAGATGATAAGTACTGATAAAGAAACTGAggccctcgccctgcccccccagaagttaagtgactttcccaagttCATACAGCAAGCTAGTTGCAGAGCCATGATACCTAGCCTCTTGTCTGAACCATTACACAACAGTGCTTCTCTTTACATCAACCGGGAGTCTATTCGAGGGTGTCGATACCAGGTTTGTTGCCTGCGTAGAATCAGCATTCTCAAGCACATTAATTATCTTATAAAAATTCCTCTCTCCCAGAAGTGGACAGTTTTCGAAGTTCCAGGAGAAGGTTTGTAAAATCCTCTGATATACCTCACCTGTGCAATGTTGTGCCAGAGGAGAAATTTCCTcctgattctagtcagctcttaGTCTATGAACCAGGAAATCCAGAAGCCTTTAATTTTTAGCTGCCTTACTGGTATAGGAAGCACCACTTTTAatcacataggctgcgtctagactggcatgattttgcggaaatacttttaacggaaaagtttttccctcaaaagtatttccgcaaaacagcatctagattggcatggatgcttttgtgcaaaaagtgtttttgcacaaaagcatccgtgcccagtatagacgtgcttttgcgcaagaaaactccgataaccgtcaggctttcttgtgcaaaaaattaaggttcctgtctacactggccctcttgtgcaagtattcttgtgcaagagggcttatccctgagcgggagcatcaaagtatttgcgcaagaagcattgaattcttacattagaatgtcagtgctcttgtgcaaattcaagcggccagtgtagacagctggcaagtttttgcacaaaagcagccacttttgcacaaaatcttgccagtctagacgccacCGTGTCTGAATCTTCTTTTATAATCATACCAGGCTATTTACTTTAACAATatcatgtggcagtgagttctGCAGGTTATCTATATGTTGTACAGGGAAATCTATTCTCTTCTTCCCACTTAAAAATTGTGGCCTTTACATTTCATTAGATGCCCTTCTATTTGCCTGATTACTCTGGGAAAAGTTAAATAGAACTATTTAGCTGGTTTCCTCTGTATTACCATCTATAATTCGGTCAAAGTTCCCCTTTACTCTTCTTTCTTCCAAACCAATCAAACCTAAGGGCCATTCTCCATTCACACTGCA
Proteins encoded:
- the LRRC75B gene encoding leucine-rich repeat-containing protein 75B — encoded protein: MGSRLSRQSSPEEESAAGEDARPWVARKEPRRRAERSRGDFQLASLLNSEKLSGVLRKSSPAPYVRRVGWIREIQATIREHEREHAVHVLRLLRKDLGLEGTFLSEVLYKNATFLNLVDPISHDLLMSLARDLQCPKKEYDPWKSADRICRQLIYHLSPHSTWHRHGMPRRKSQACLKTNLQKKLSQDSMDLSGIPLTMRDVHRMAYYLQNNGDSLTAVDLSFTELTDDMMRLLLPFFWALPRLTHLSLNGNRLTRATMKELTDTMKDMSKFPCLAWIDLGNNVDVSSMPQPLLVGLRKRLSQQTTLPTIYESLDCDAELPGGQEVSRPEERGEGGPQPVAEDRDAPGDFPQQCCER